The following is a genomic window from Verrucosispora sp. WMMD573.
GTCCTGTGGTGGGTCGGGCGCACCGTCGACCTGACCGCCCTTGGGCTGGGTGCCACGGACGTGGTCAATGACCTCGACTCCCGGAATCGCCTGGTGGGGAGCCGGGCCGGGCGCGCCACGCTTTTTCGATAGCGCGCCCGCCGAGCGACGGTGACCGGCTATGTTTCCGGCGCGGAGATGGTGATGACGAGCTTGCCGGCCGGGCGCCCGTCGGTGAAGTGGCGCAGCGCGTCCGCCGTCTCCGCGAGCGGATAGCTGCGCTCGACCGGCGGGGTGAGCGCACCGGATTCGATCAGGTCGCGCAACTCGTCGAGATCCTCTATGCGCTCCGAGGCGCTGACGGCGCGCAGCCGGTGGCCGACGACCGTCGACAACAGCGGCGCTCCGAACATCTGCCGGCCGTAGCCGCCGAGCAGCGCACCCCGGGTCCAGTCGCCACCGACCAGAGCCAGCGTCCCGTGTGGGGTGAGCGCGCGTCGTAGCAACGACAGCGGACGGTTGCCGCCGGTGTCGATGACCACGTCGTACACCGGGCCGTCCCGGTCGATCTCCTCGCGGGTGTAATTGAGCACGTCGTCGGCACCGAGGGCGCGAACGAGATCGGACTTCGTCGGGGCGCAGACGCCGGTGACCGTCGCACCGTACGCCTTGGCGATCTGCACAGCCTGGGAACCGACGCCGCCGGAAGCGCCGATGACCAGCACTCGGTGGCCGGGCCGGACCCGTCCGGTGTCGCGGACCGCGCGTAGGGCGGTCATTCCGGAGACGGGTACGGCGGCGGCCTGGGCGAAGGTCAGGTTCGTGGGCTTGTGGGCCACCCGCCGCTCGTGGGTGGCCGCGAACTCGGCGTACGATCCGCGCAGGCAGGTGCCGTACACCTCGTCGCCGGGCCGGAACCGGGTCACCCTGGTGCCGACCTCGGCCACCACGCCGGCCACGTCCCGGCCGAGGACCGGTACCCGGGGTCGGCGCAGCCCGGCGGCGAGTCGGACCAGGTAGGGGCGTCCGGCCAGGAAGATCAGCACTCCCGGGTCGACACCGGCGGCGCGGACCCGCACCAGCACCTCCCGATTCCCGACGCCGGGACGGTCGATGTCGCGGAGCCGCAGCGCGGACGGCGGGCCGTAGCGGTCGTACACGATGGCCTTCACGGTGCCTCCTCGGGGTACTGGAACACGTCGTCGAGCCGTACACCGAACACGTTGGCGATCCGGAAGGCCATCTCCAGCGAGGGGGAGTAGCGGCCCTGCTCGATGGCGATGACGGTCTGCCGCGTCACCCCGAGTCGTTCGGCCAGCTCGGCCTGGGTCATCTCGTTCCGGCCAAAACGCAGCGCCCGGATGTTGTTGGTGACGCGGGTCGGCTTCACCACTGCGGCACGCCCCTGCGGTAGACGATCACCTTCGCCAGTGAGCCGACCACCGCCGACAGCACGAAGCACAGGTAGATCACGTTGGCGATCCAGAACCAGTGCCACTGCGCCAGCGCCATGAGCATCGCCGACACCGCCCCGATCACCACGAACGCCTGCCCGACGTGGTCGCCCAACCGCCCGATCTCCCGGTCGCGGACGTCGCTGACCCGCGAGGCGCGCGGGTTCACCACGCCGATCCCGATCTCGAGGAGCATGCTGGCGGCGATGGCACCGCCAACGGTCCAGAGCAGCACGCCGGCATACGGCGTCGCGGACAGTCGCCCGTCGCCGACCCGGCTCAGGACCACGGCCACGTAGACGGCATAGCCGACCGCGCTGACCACCAGCATGATCCAGGCCCGCTTCTCCTGGTGCGTCACGACGACTCCTCGATGTAAAGAATCATTGACATCATGAGAGTAAGGCGTCTTTGACATCATGTCCAGAAAGTTTTACATCGGGTGTCGCATGGAGGCTGCCGGCGGGCGAGCGGAGCGGGGTCGCCGGGTGGTCGCGATCTGTCAGCTGGGGTCAGCGTCGGGCGGCGCGCAGCGCGTCGTGCAGCTCCCGCGCCACCTGCGCCAGCGCCGCCTCGGCCTGCGGCTGCACGGCCGCCGGCACCATCGACTCGCTCAGCGCGGCCACGGCGTACGCCTGCCCGTCGGCGTGTTCCACCACGCCGACCTCGTGCCGCAGGTTGAGCAGCGTGCCGGTCTTCGACCACCAGCGGGAGCTGTCGGAGCTGAAGTCCGGGGCGAGCCGTTGTCGTAGCAGGTTGTCACCCATCAGCTCGCGCACCCGGGCGGCCACCGTGGCCGGTATCCGCGACGGGCGCCACAGCGCGTGCAGCAGCTCGACGAAGGCCCGGGCCGAGCCGGAGGCGCCGACGGTGAAGCTGCCGTGGGTGCCGACCGACACGAAGGCCCGGCAGGCCGCCACCAGATCCACGCCGGCAGTCTATGCCGATTCGGCATCGGTACCGTCGTCGGTGTCTTCGACAGCATGGGACGGCGCTGCGAACCTGGGTGCCGGTTGCCCGGACGAGGTCCGGTAGACCGGTTGATCTAGGGAAGGACCCAGCTGTGACCAGTACCAACCGCCGTACCCGTGCCGTCGCGCTCGCGCTGACACTCGGCCTGCTCGCCGGTTGCTCCGCCGGCACCCCGTCTGCGCCGACGCCGACGCCGACAGCGTCGATCCCGACGGCGTCCGCCGCGCCGGTCACCGTCGACTTCGCCCCGCTGGAACGGGAGTTCGTCGCCCGGCTCGGCGTGTACGCGATCGACACCGGCAGCGGCAGCACCGTCACACACCGGGCCGACGAGCGTTTCGCGTACGCCTCGACCTTCAAGGCCCTCGCCGCCGGCGCGGTGCTCGCCGCGACCTCGGACGCGGAGCTGGACCGGGTCGTCAGCTACTCCCGTGACGACCTGGTCACCTACTCGCCGATCACGGAACGGCACGTCGACACCGGCCTGTCGCTGCGCGCGATCGCCGACGCGGCGGTGCGCCACAGCGACAACACCGCCGGGAACCTGCTACTCAGACAGCTCGGCGGCCCCGCCGGCTTCAAGCAGGCGCTGCGGGAGGTAGGCGACGAGGTGACCGAGCCGGTGCGCTGGGAGACCGAACTCAACGCGTACGTCCCGGGTGATCCCCGCGACACCAGTACGCCCCGCGCCCTGGCCACCACGCTGCGGGCGTACGCGGTCGACGACGCCCTCACCCCGGACGATCGTGACCTGCTGGTCGACTGGCTCAAGCGCAACACCACAGGCGACAAGACGATCCGGGCCGGCGTGCCCGAGGGCTGGGCGGTGGGTGACAAGACCGGTTCGGCCGACCACGGCACCCGAAACGACATCGCGGTCATCTGGCCGCCGGACCGGGCACCGATCGTGCTGGCGGTGCTCTCCGATCGGGCCGAGCCCGACGCCGAGCGCGACGACGCCCTGCTCGCCCGGGCCACCGAGCTCACCCTCGACGCGCTGAGCTGAGCCGGCCCTCGAAACCGGGACCGGCCACCGGGCGACGATGACGGTCGTTTCTGGTGGCCGGGCCCGGTCGGTGGCCGGGTCCGTGTGTGGCCGGTCCCGCTCGCGCCGACCGTTGGCTCGGTGGCCGGACCGGGCGACCGTCAGGGGGTCGGGACCGTGACAGGGCCGGTCAGGTCGAAGTTGGCGGTGACCGGGGTGTGCCCGATCCGCACCGGCTGTGCCTCGGACACCTGCCCGGCGTTCGGGAACCAGCGGCTGGGCACGAACGTGCAGTCGCACCGCAGCAGCACCCGCTGCCCCGGCAGCAACCGCAGCGTGTAGTCGGCGCCGACGTCGATCACGCCCACCATGTCGCCGGTGCGTGCGTGGAAGGCGATCACCTGGGAGTAGTTCGGCATCTCGTCGACGGTGATGGTTCCGCTGACCACGGTGCCCGCGACGAGCTGCTGGTTGCTGGTGACTGTCGTGCCGGACCGGACCCGTACGGTGTCGGCCTTCCTGCGGTCGGCCACCCCGCCGGACCACTGGCTGGCCAGGAAGTAGCCGGTGTAGTACAGCGGCCAGCGGTACGGGCCGAGGCCGGTGACGGTGTAGCGGCCGTCCTCATCGGTCATGGGGCCGTAGTCGCCGTACTTGGGATGCGGGACCACCGGCAGGGTCAGGACGTATCCACCGTAGACCGGGGTGCCGTCCGCCGCGCGGGTGACCCGACCGGTGACGGTGCCCGGTGGGTCGAACCGGACCGTCGGGGCGGTTACCGTCTTGCCCGGCCGCATCCGGATGGTCACCCCGCGCTCCCGCTGCCCGGTGCCGCCGTGCCGACCGACCCACTGCATGCCGTACTGCGCGTTGTCGTAGGGCTCGGCGAGCAGGTGATAGTGGCCAGGTGGCACGTTGCTGGCGAGCACGTCGCCACCGTCGACGCCGGTGCAGCCGCCGTGCCGGCCGTCCTGCGCCTCGCCCTGGAATACGACGGTGAGCTGGTCGCGGTCGACGGGGACCAGGGACACGCACCCTCGTACGGCGGCCCCGGTGGCTCGGTCGCGCAAGGTGGTTCGTACCTCGCCCGGAGTGGTGTCGACAGTGGTCCGACCGGCTTCCTCCCGGTACGACGCGACGGCGAACGTGGACGTGGACGGCGCGGCGGTGGTGGCGTGCGGGGCCGCGGACCGGGCGAGCCCTGGGCTCGCGGCGGCGGGCAGCAGGCTGACAACGAGCAGGGCGACGGTGAGTGGGATGGCGTGACGTGATGACCGCGGCATCGGCGGGATCCTCTCCACCCGGCGGACGAAATGCACTCACGGTAGCGGTTGCGACGGAATCGTCACGCGTTGTGTCGGGAGGTGGTCACGGGATCGGCCACTCGTGGACCGGGCGGTTGCTGTGCATCAGCTCCACGTAGTGCCGGACCACCTGGCGCAGGGCGTCCGGCCGGTCCAGCTGGTCGGTCGACTCCAG
Proteins encoded in this region:
- the bla gene encoding class A beta-lactamase, translated to MLAGCSAGTPSAPTPTPTASIPTASAAPVTVDFAPLEREFVARLGVYAIDTGSGSTVTHRADERFAYASTFKALAAGAVLAATSDAELDRVVSYSRDDLVTYSPITERHVDTGLSLRAIADAAVRHSDNTAGNLLLRQLGGPAGFKQALREVGDEVTEPVRWETELNAYVPGDPRDTSTPRALATTLRAYAVDDALTPDDRDLLVDWLKRNTTGDKTIRAGVPEGWAVGDKTGSADHGTRNDIAVIWPPDRAPIVLAVLSDRAEPDAERDDALLARATELTLDALS
- a CDS encoding NAD(P)-dependent alcohol dehydrogenase; translation: MKAIVYDRYGPPSALRLRDIDRPGVGNREVLVRVRAAGVDPGVLIFLAGRPYLVRLAAGLRRPRVPVLGRDVAGVVAEVGTRVTRFRPGDEVYGTCLRGSYAEFAATHERRVAHKPTNLTFAQAAAVPVSGMTALRAVRDTGRVRPGHRVLVIGASGGVGSQAVQIAKAYGATVTGVCAPTKSDLVRALGADDVLNYTREEIDRDGPVYDVVIDTGGNRPLSLLRRALTPHGTLALVGGDWTRGALLGGYGRQMFGAPLLSTVVGHRLRAVSASERIEDLDELRDLIESGALTPPVERSYPLAETADALRHFTDGRPAGKLVITISAPET
- a CDS encoding helix-turn-helix transcriptional regulator: MRALRFGRNEMTQAELAERLGVTRQTVIAIEQGRYSPSLEMAFRIANVFGVRLDDVFQYPEEAP